The Streptomyces phaeolivaceus genome has a window encoding:
- the tnpA gene encoding IS200/IS605 family transposase: MTVTRKARRFSGGVYDLGLQVAWCPKYRRPVLGGQVAERLDELIRQKAQERGWEIIALEVMPDHVHPFVQHDPKSSASYVANQFKGFTSRVPREEFPHLKSRMPALWSSSYFAASVGAVSAATVERYIDTQWERPRKKGDGS; the protein is encoded by the coding sequence GTGACTGTGACCAGGAAGGCTCGCCGATTCTCCGGCGGCGTATACGACCTCGGGCTCCAGGTGGCGTGGTGCCCGAAGTACCGCCGTCCGGTCCTCGGCGGCCAGGTCGCGGAACGCCTGGACGAACTGATCCGGCAGAAGGCGCAGGAACGCGGCTGGGAGATCATCGCCCTTGAGGTGATGCCCGACCACGTCCACCCCTTCGTGCAGCACGACCCGAAGTCGTCGGCCTCGTACGTGGCCAACCAGTTCAAGGGCTTCACCTCCCGCGTGCCGCGCGAGGAGTTCCCGCACCTGAAGTCACGGATGCCCGCGCTGTGGTCGTCGTCGTACTTCGCGGCATCGGTCGGCGCCGTGTCGGCAGCCACGGTCGAGAGGTACATCGACACCCAGTGGGAACGCCCGCGGAAGAAGGGGGACGGCTCGTGA